One window of Penaeus chinensis breed Huanghai No. 1 chromosome 3, ASM1920278v2, whole genome shotgun sequence genomic DNA carries:
- the LOC125039055 gene encoding uncharacterized protein LOC125039055 encodes MVPHGLALLLLLGAAGALAEWNPVGRVDFAEEDHERAAAYADLAHKYAPYLRFHKLEGLDDFCFPHNASEYFNVRDADDWSRQCNLDYATIHANEVPTYWHAMECDRHLHIAYWSFYGYNHNCDCCSGERNAWWEFIVVKVREWSTNPHMHEVMFGQKEGWYTRIAGNYEVHDESHPVAYVGRAGHGFYHDSGGSNTCCYYEDTRNPGEPDHYMMTWNNLVELRKDEYAEDWMLEPGTHHWSGLQVPTFRDNWDLCSLLGCDGSFLQVCTKCGCAKSDIGDDPF; translated from the exons ATGGTTCCCCACGGCCTCGCTCTCCTGCTTCTGCTGGGCGCCGCGG GCGCACTGGCTGAGTGGAATCCCGTCGGTCGAGTCGACTTCGCTGAGGAGGACCACGAGCGGGCGGCGGCGTACGCTGATCTCGCCCACAAATACGCGCCCTACTTGAGGTTCCATAAACTG gaGGGGCTGGACGACTTCTGCTTCCCGCACAACGCCTCCGAGTACTTCAACGTCCGCGACGCCGACGACTGGTCCCGCCAGTGCAACCTCGACTACGCCACCATCCATGCCAACGAAGTGCCCACCTACTGGCACGCCATGGAGTGCGACCGCCACCTCCACATCG CTTACTGGAGCTTCTACGGATATAACCATAACTGCGACTGCTGCTCCGGAGAACGGAACGCTTGGTGGGAATTCATAGTAGTCAAG GTCCGCGAGTGGAGCACCAACCCCCACATGCACGAGGTGATGTTCGGCCAGAAGGAGGGCTGGTACACGAGGATCGCCGGCAACTATGAGGTCCACGACGAGTCGCACCCGGTGGCCTACGTGGGTCGAGCTGGCCACGGCTTCTACCACGACAGCGGCGGATCCAACACCTGCTGCTACTACGAGGACACGCGCAACCCAG GCGAACCCGACCACTACATGATGACCTGGAATAACCTGGTGGAGCTGCGAAAGGACGAGTACGCCGAGGACTGGATGCTGGAGCCAGGGACACACCACTGGAGCGGCCTGCAGGTGCCCACCTTCAGGGACAACTGGGATCTGTGCAGTCTGCTCGGTTGTGACGGCTCCTTCCTTCAG GTGTGTACGAAGTGCGGGTGTGCCAAGAGCGATATCGGAGACGACCCCTTCTAA